In the Deltaproteobacteria bacterium genome, one interval contains:
- a CDS encoding SAM-dependent methyltransferase — protein sequence MLPLSALDVLRLLDLALTARAEFFAPKHEAAFRLFNGFYEGCPDLVVDVYARTLVLHDYADAPIEAAERTHRMTTLHDFVRAQLPWLQAVLWKQHRSPSLTDRQGILLYGERLDRHIREHGVRYALDLQMHGDASFYLDTRNLRAWALQHLTDKSVLNTFAYTGSLGVAATAAGASRVVHLDLNRSFLHLAKDSYSLNGFPIRKADFQAGDFWTHVSVLKRHGERFDCVFLDPPFFSATSRGTVDLVTQSHRMINKVRPLVNDGGYLIAINNALFVSGASYLQLLEELCGDGYLSIEELIPVPSDCTGYPHTIVSTPPVDPAPFNHPTKTVALRVRRKKG from the coding sequence ATGCTGCCTCTCTCTGCCCTCGACGTGCTTCGCCTCCTCGACCTAGCACTCACTGCTCGTGCTGAGTTCTTCGCCCCAAAACATGAAGCCGCCTTTCGTCTCTTCAACGGTTTCTATGAAGGCTGCCCTGATTTAGTTGTTGATGTCTACGCCCGGACTCTTGTGCTGCACGATTACGCGGACGCACCCATAGAGGCAGCAGAGCGAACACACCGCATGACTACGCTTCATGACTTTGTGCGTGCGCAGTTGCCGTGGCTCCAAGCAGTGCTGTGGAAACAACACCGTTCTCCCTCACTGACAGATCGGCAAGGCATCCTCTTGTACGGTGAGCGACTCGATCGCCACATCCGTGAGCATGGCGTGCGTTATGCTCTCGATTTGCAAATGCATGGCGACGCCAGTTTTTATCTCGACACGCGCAACCTGCGTGCCTGGGCACTGCAACATCTCACCGACAAATCCGTGCTGAATACCTTTGCGTACACCGGGAGTCTTGGTGTGGCTGCCACCGCTGCCGGGGCAAGTCGTGTGGTTCATCTCGATCTCAACCGATCGTTTTTACACCTCGCCAAAGATTCGTACTCGTTGAACGGCTTTCCCATTCGTAAGGCCGATTTTCAGGCCGGTGATTTCTGGACGCACGTGAGTGTCCTGAAACGACACGGTGAGCGGTTCGATTGTGTGTTCCTTGACCCACCATTTTTCTCTGCCACCAGTAGAGGCACGGTTGATCTCGTCACTCAGAGTCATCGTATGATCAACAAAGTCCGACCATTGGTGAACGACGGTGGTTATCTGATCGCCATCAACAACGCGCTATTTGTGTCTGGCGCATCGTACTTACAGTTGCTCGAAGAACTCTGTGGTGATGGGTATTTATCTATTGAAGAACTGATTCCCGTACCGTCGGATTGCACTGGGTATCCGCATACGATTGTGAGCACGCCGCCAGTTGATCCCGCACCGTTCAATCATCCGACGAAAACTGTTGCGTTGCGGGTGCGGAGGAAAAAGGGGTGA